The window GCAATTTGGGAAGTCTAGCACAAGAGGGACAATTTGTGAATAAGGGGCAGATCACTAAGACTGAGGTGAAAAGTTTCTTCATTTGGGGGTTAATGGACCTTTGGTATTCTCAGCTTCCAGAGCTGGGGAGGCTTAGTCATTGTGCTAATTCAGAGCAGACAGCGACTTTGAAGAGTATGGGAATAGTAGAGGAAAATAGTGCCGAGGAAGATCGGCCACGATCTTGACGAACAAGTGCAgcaggctcgaggggccagaAGGCCAGCTCCTGCTCCTGTTCTAAGACAACAAAAATTACCCAGTGTTGCTCAGGTCCAGCAACATCATCCAGGACTAGGTACCTAGTTACTCACAGGTCGTGGTAATTGTTTATTAAAGGTCTGAGTTACTCCAGGGAACAGCAGTCATTCTCACCTCAGAGACTTTGACACTGCCTGACAAGGATGGACATAAACTGCGATCTGTAGGAAGGATTAGATAGGAGCTGAGGGTCAAGAGGTTAGGCCAGGCCTTGCATTAGATAAAGGACTCTATCTTGATGTCTAAATTGTTGTCCCTGATCTCACAACTTAACTAACAGTGCAGAGAAGTCAGTGAGAACAACATACTCTACaagaacaaaatataaaaaaaaatactcTGTTGGAAGTTGGGAATGGGTGGCACAATTGGAGATAAATCCTATTTAGTTCCAATTTACAGTCCCGATCCTGAAGAGATCTAGGATCAGTTAAGTGGATTGTCCACATGTTCTTCTTCCACATCAGAGCTGAATTAAGGTGGACCATCCTTGGCCAGCAACCTGCCAAGTTCCATTGTGGTGTCGACCTCTTACCTGAACAACACTTAACTTTTCTAGTGGACTTTCCACACAGGGGAGGGCGAGCATCACACGGACTGGTTTCGAGAcgttccccaccttcttacagaCAGGGTCTGACCCTCTAAATCTGTGCACGACGCAGCAGACCTGTCGGAAGTCATTGAAGAGTCTTAGAGCTCATTCTTTGATTCCTGCGAACTATCAGAGCAGCCTTTCGGGGGTATTCTGGAGTCACAAGGCGCCAAAGCGactaacaatctgctggaggaactcagcaggtcgagccaCCCCTGAGGAAGGCagggaattgttgacatttcggTTGAAACTCTGCACCCTGCTAAAGGGCTTTGAGTCCAAACGTTGACaattctcccctcctccccccccccacacacgcacagatgctgctcaacctgaattcttccagcaggttgtttgcTGAAAGTCACAATCTGCTGgaaacagcacagagtaggccctttgagccaccctAAAACCCTGgttaaccccaacctaatcacaggacaaattccGAAGACCAGTTAGCCttcccggtatgtctttggactgtgaaaggaaactggagctcccgggggaaacctatgcattcctggggaggatgtacagaatcCTTACtgatgatgctggaattgaactctgaactccgacgccccgagCTGCCATAGCGTTGCACTAACCCCTCGGCTGCTGTGGTGCCCAACTGAGTACCAACTCTGTATACTTAGACTGAATGCGTATTGCTCCCCTTGGTAAATGGGAAGTGGCCACAACTGGCATTGCAACACCAAAGCCGGAACTGAATGAGAGATTGAGCTTGGAGATAACAGTTGGATTGAATTCAGGCTGAAATTTGAGTAATTTGCCTTATGATAAATGGATCAATCTGAGGGCCTTTCCTGGCTCAAACCTGCAGTGTATGCCTGGGACAAGTGTGGCCAAGACTAACCCCCCACCTCCCCGCCTGATTCCCAGACCAGTGGCTGGTCTCATTCTCTGCCCCGGCACCCAATCGCTTGGACGACCTGTGAGATTCCTGGCACTCACCAGAAACACCGCAACGGCAGCTCCAGTCATGAATCCCACCAGCACATCTGACCAGTGGTTCCGATACTCAGACACCCGCACCACCCCGGTGAGGAAGGTCAGGCACAGGAGAGTGAGGCACACCGCGGGCTTGGTCAGCCGCGTCCCCTTCGCCTGGAACATGATTGTGACGTACATCTGTGAACAGGAAGAAGCCGCACTCACACAGCGGTCTCTGTGGGACTAACCAGACATGAAAGGCTTTCAAGTTCTCAACATCAGTTCCAACATATTGTATCTTACACCAACTGATCTCCATTGCCATGGTCAGGTGGTTGAACTTCCTCCACCTCGCTGACTTACACAGTTGCAAGGAGTAGTGGGTGGAGACTGATAAGAGAAATACCATACAATGTGGAAGCAGGACACTTTGGTCCATCGGTTTTATGATAACTCACAGAACTATAGCGCTCCCCAATAACCTTCCCTGGACACGCTCTCCTCACATTCCCTCAACGTCCAAGTTTCCACCCATGCAAGTCCTTTGCAAAGAGAgtagtggctgtgtggaatgtgcCACTGAGCTGGTggaagaggcaggtacattaggagtGTTCAGGAAGCTCTCAGATTGGCTCATAGATGataggaaaaatagagggctatgtaggagggaagagctagattgattttagagaaggttaaaaggtcagcacaacactatGGACGGAGGCCTGTACCCTGATGTAGTGCTGTATGTTCTACATACCTCTTCTCTACACACCAGAGGTACTGACAGTGggcaattaacctagcaactgtAAGCAtttctccgcactctttcaaccttgggaaagatggaaataaggttgaaggagtacagCGATGTGGCAGGGTCTGaatgacctgagttataaggaaagatggaataggttagcactttattccttgcagagtagaagactgaggggagatttgacagaagtttagaaaatcatgaggggaatagacagggtaaatgatgggggagtctagtacgagaggccatgacttaaggattgaagggcgcccattcagaacagaaatgcgaagaaatttttttagtcagagggtggtgaatctatggaatttgttgccacgggcagcagtggaggtcaagtcattgggtgtatttaaggcagagattgataggtatctgagtagccagggcatcaaaggttatggtgagaaggcggggcagtgggactaaatgggagaatggatcagctcatgataaaatggccgagcagactcgataggctgaatggccgacttctgctcctttgtcttgtggtcttgtggtctaaatgcaagcaggctgtttccactgaggttggatgggattgcaactagaggtcataggttaagggtgaaaggtaaaaagttcagggggaacatgagggaaaacttcttcactcagagggttatgagagtgtggaacgagctgccagcacaattgGTGCATGTGAGcccgatttcaacgtttaagttggatagatacatggatggtaggggcgtGGGGAACTATGGTTCCAGTGCATGTTGATGGGAGTTTAAaaattcagcatggattagattggccaaagggcctgtttcttttgctgtacttttctatggctgtatttgggatgtggaggaaactagagcacccggggaaacccacacagtcagagggaggacgtgcaaactccacatagacagcacccaaggtcaggccTGGATCCGGATTACTGGAGTTGTGATGTAGTGTCTCTGCCAGTCGATAGTGACCACCACGTTGTCTGCGTGGCTTGGATGTACAGCTGGAATTCTAGATCACTGATCCAGAGGCAAGATTAAATCCCACCTTTACAACTGGGGTTCTTCAACAGAAGTAATTAAATCAATTTTTAATTTAAGTAGTAACGGTAACCACGAAGTGATTAGCTTTATTGaacctgttatgttttgtaatttcaaaacattaaactaattcaaataaAGACATGGGGAGTCTGAAACGTGGAAATAACTTCACCTTTAGTTTAAGCGAGGTATGTACACatcacgtggtagcgtgatgacatttgcaattaCTGTAATTTTACTTATAACCTGTGTTAGTTTTTTAAATCATATGTCCCGGGGAGGAAATCTGCTGTCCTTgcctggtttgcactctgtatgTGACTCCAGACACACTAACGTGGTTAAATTCTTATCTGCCGCTTAGTTCAGCGTCAATTCAGGATGGTTACTGTGTTTAACAGGAGatgtattaaaaataaaaattctaTCAGGCCCATCAAATTGAACAAAGCCTGATTTTATCGTGGTCCAAATTGCACATCAGGTGCTTtgatcatacacacacacaagagattctgcagatgctggaaatccagagcaacacacacagaatgctggaggaactcagcaggctagggagcattagtggaggggaataaacagttgcttTTCGGGCCCAAAACACTGACACTTTATTCACCTAcataggcgctgcctgacctgctgagttcctccagcactttgtgataACCCACATGCACTTCATCTCCCAGCACCACTGCTTGAACTGTGCGCACGTACAACTCTGACTTCTCGTCACAGACACCGCTGTGGTGAGTATTTCAGAAGCCTGCTCCTTGACTCACTTTGCTTTTGCCCCTCTGTTTCTGCTTAGTTACTCTGATTGGGTGGCTGTTTGCCCTCAGTTTTGCACAGAACATGGGagagtacagcacaaaaacaggccattcTACCCACAATGTATTGCCGGACCAGCTAAAGAGCGAATCAAAAACACGAAAACACTCATCCCTCTGaccaacacaatgtccatatacctccgtcttcctcatattcatgtgcctatccaaacatctcttaaaagcctctaatgtgtttgcctctaccaccataccaggcagcacattccagccatccaccattctcagtaaaaatcttacccctcacattcccctttgaacctaccccctctcatcttcaatgcatgctctctggtactAGACATTTCTATCCCTGTCTacgctatctatgcctctcataatcttataaatctctatcagatctcccctctgccTCTGGCGCTCCAGACAAAACAACCCAATTCATTCAGCTTCTTGTGATAGCACTCGCCTTCTaacagtcagcatcctggtgaagctcctctgcaccctcttcaataccccaacatccttcctacaactgggtgaccagaactgttttGTTCCATCACCTTTCACCAGAAATCTGGAtaaattgtaggccgtatctcgggtaatgatgagtttgagtacagagaggaaattaagaacctggtggcatggtgcgaagacaataacctatccctcaacgtctgcaagatgaaggaattggttgttgacttcagaaagggtagtggaccgcacgacccaatttacatcggtggtgtgcaagtggaacaggtctaAAGCTTtcagttccttggggtcaatatcacaaatgacctgacttggtccaactaagcagagtccactgccaagaaggcccaccagcacctttacttcctgagaaaactaaagaaatttggcctgtcccctaaaaccctcactaatttttacagatgccctgtagaaagcattcttctagggtgcatcacaacctggtataaaagttgtcctgtccaagaccgaaagaagctgcagaagatcgtgaacatggcgcagcacatcacacaaaccaatcttccatccgtggactcactttacaccgcacgttgtcggagcagtgctgcccggataatcaaggacacgacccacccagccaacacacttttcgtcccccttccctccaggagaaggttcaggagcttgaagactcatacggccagatttgggaacagcttctttccaactgttataagactgctgaacggatcctgacccggatctgggccgtaccctccaaatatctggacctgcctcttgtttttttttgcactaccttacttcctatttttctattttctatttatgatttataatttaaatttttaatatttactaattttaactatttttaatatttttaatatttaatatttgtaatccagggagtgtgaagcgcagaatcaaatatcgctgtgatgattgtacgttctagtaccaattgtttggtgacaatgaagtataaagtacaagtataaagtataagtgaCTACCTTCCCCACCGTCCTGTTACTGCCCATTTATACCAAGCCTGTAGGTAGCTGAGCTAGGTTCATACTGGACTGATGATGACACATTTTATACCTGTCCCATCTCTTGTCCCAAATAAAGATCATGAGACTTAGAAGCACGATTAGGCAAtttagtccatcgagtctgcaccaccattcaatcatggttgctttttttcccttctcaacaccgttctcctgccttctccctggaacctttactaatcaataacttattaatctctgttttaaatatatccaatgacttggtctacacagccatctgtggcaatgaattccccagattcactaccctctggctaaagaaattcctcctcatctctgttctaaagggacgtcctttgcctcccccactctaggaaacatcctctgtatGCCCACTCTAtcccaatattcaataggttttaatgagatcccctccccaacccccaattcttctaacctccagcgAGAACAGGCCGAGACCCATCAGGGCTGTTCGATATCTGGAGTGGTCCACACATGTGTAGACAGTGGCTATCCAAAAGAACATCTTCTGAAGGGCAGTCAGGGATGAGTGATAAATGCTGGACTTGTCATCTGCTTACCCATTCAGTGAATACACTAcggctctctcactctcacacacatatacacGACTGCCTAAACTTACACTTATCCAAAGACATcctgcagcaatgaaggtcctccgtctGTCTGGCCATACCATTGCATGCAGATAAAGAAGGATTCCTCCTTGCTGATTCTGTAACAGtttgttttttgaccagtcagggttgttagccctgagctgaacccctgaagctggaccactctttgtctgacctctaccctttgacctgtctggtatgggtggccccaccaagagccaaaacacAAGGCTCTGACTTTAGCTAACATCTCTCTCTGGATCattcaagcctccaaaccctacgacaaggttgtggtcctcttgaaggaaaAAGACATCATGCCATACTTCTATAAACTTATGACATCCGTTCAGACGTCTTGAGTGGAAATCCTCACTTTGTTTCATTCCCCCCGACATAATCTCTTGTCCTGTGCTCACCCACCTGATTCTTCCTGACAACTGTTGGCGGGCAGCATGTGATTCAGTCTCCCTCAAATGTTTCAGCTGCTTTCTCCTCATTTCCTGGCCATGCCCTCAGTGTCTTGCAGGCCACCAGCCCTGTGAATAACTTGCTCCTTCACCGCTCACCTGAACCCTGTCCATCAGCCTCCTGTCCTCAGCTCTCTCCCCCGACAGAAAGTTCTGCTCCCCGGATGTACCCATGGCCTGCTGCCCGCAATCAGAGCCTGGTAAATGGCCACTGATTGAAGTCAGAATAATCCTCTCAGGACTGAACACGTAGGGGTCTGCGGCTGTCACTGACAGCCCTAATGTGGGCCCGCTCATGGATCCAATAAAACTTTCTGTCAGAGATGGTATTCCTATATTCCTGTGAAAAGTGCATCATAATTTTTGCTGTGTGCGTGATCATTTGGGCCACGTGCCTGACTCACCACTGTATAGACGGCAGCGTACATGCTGAGCGCTGCATCCTTGCAAGGGAAAGCTCGCCTGGCACTGGACACCAGTCTCGGGCTTCCGGTGCAGGCATCTGGGGAGACGATGAACTGGGAAGGCTGGTTGCAGCCCAGAGCCGTGTAGTTGGGTTGACAGACGGTGAGGAAATGCGGCGTGGGGCTTCCCATCACCACCTGCCCCGCGTTCACAAATATATCGGTGGCAAACAGGCCAAATGCGTAAACCCCTGGAAGAGAAGCGAAGGTTAGGAGGACCAGTAAGGAACTCGCGTCATCTATTCATTGCCCACCCTTGACCTGTGGCTCCAATTGTTGCTCATTTCCCTTTCTAACCTCCTCAGCATACTCATGTATGGCATGACCTGTCTGGATGGTGCGCAGAAAAGCTTTTCGTGGTagctcggtacatgtgacaataataaaacagtaCCACACATCCCAAATCCCAGATTGAGGATCTCGTCCCAGACTGAACTGATAACGTCCCAGGGTAACATTCATAGATTCCATTTTATTGAGTCCTTTGGGTTGGAAACGTAAAActtccccaaagttcttcctggcAAAAGATTTTTTTGTAGATCTGAATGGATGTTTCCAATTAGACCGGTAATTTTATTTTGGGTGTCAAGGTGCCGGtgcgtctccaccaaaggagatgcaaggtgctccttccctccactatcctgcaggtcacccttggacaaggcaTAGCACCTTCTTAGCCCCACAGCCCCCCCcaaccccaatcagggtcacgtgaagtcatgggagcattTGGTggatggtgcatatcacaagtcctggttatgtgactatTGACGCAAGGCAGCCAATCtctcaatctctgaagagtattgaaaatGGCTGGGCGGGGGGGTGGTGATACCCGTCTTGTGAAGagactgcccagaaggtggcaatggcatagcacttctgtagaagaaaTTGCCAAGAACAGTAATGGTCATGGATCGATCCTGATTGCCCATGTCATTTGAAATGCATTTAACGAATGTGCAAATTTAATTAAAAATCAGTACCCCACCACCAACACTGGTCTACAAACCCATGACCGAGGAATCTGTACCAGGTATACAATTAACGCTGGGTTCGGGTAGCCGGGATCCAGAGGGAGGGCTTGGGCTTTGCTCTGGGCACCGCCCTTGGGATGTCTGGGCTGCTCTCCTCATCTCTTTGCCTTGCTCATGGCTGCCTCCCAGCCTCAGTGATACCGTGTTCTGATCTACTCACCGTGCTTGCCCTTACTCTCAACAAGAGCACGTGTGTTGCCACCCAGTGGTTGGGGAAATTCCAGGGGTTATAAGCAGCTGTGACGTACAGGTTTGGATGTGTTTGCTACTCCGGCCAATTCTAGAGCAGAGGGCGGCCTTGGGGTAAGAACAGGAGGAAGGTGGTTCCGCCTTAATCCTGTTGTAGAAGTAGTacaggagaccattcagcccctcaagcctTTTCTACCCATAGCTGGCCAACTATACAGCCTGTGTATACTACAGCCCCTCAAACCTCCATCCTTCAGAGAAGGTAAGAGCATTAGAAATCAGCATCCAAAATACAAGTGTCACGCTGAGGGGTTGGGGTGTGAGGGAGGCCGTTCCTTTTCTCAGCTTTGATCTGATTTGCGCTCCTGGGGTTCTGAGATCTCACCTCGTCGAGGAACCACTGAGATGGAGGGCTGAGGCTGATACATCCCTACTCTCTCTTTGCCCTCGCTACCTCACACACATTGTGGCCTGACCCCACACCGAGGGCACCCCTACCACCCCCCCCAGCTTACTCTGATGGTATCTCTACCCACTGCGAGATGGGTGTCTCCATCttcacccacccactccccccatcCGTGGAAGCAGATCGTGTCTACCTCCCTGAACCCAGAGTGAATGAAGGAAGCTACGATACGAGGAGGCGTCTCAGCGAATTTCCCTTCCCTCGCTATGTCCACTACTTGTAACGAGTGGACTACAGTGAACCAACGGAGAGGAACGGAAACCAAACAGACccaagaacctgatgaccctGCGGACCAGAGGGTTCAGGGTGCAGCAATCCGCTGTCACGATGGTGCGCTCGCGGCGGATAAACTCTGACCGAAAGGCGAACGCAGCCAACTCGCCCAGAACTATCTGCAAGAGAAAGGCGGAGAAATTTGCTGCTTcgttgaaaaaaaaacacttcaagACGAGTATAAAACCTTTCCATATACAACTGGTTGTGGATAATGGTGGGGGCTGAACCGGTGATGGGAcgagtggggtgggggtggagtggaGAGGAAAGGTGTTCTGGGACTGCTTGGCAATATGACACTCCCATTAGTCTGAACAGCTCCGGGTAAAGTCAATAAAACATCACGCTCAGGGCCACCAACTACATGAGCATCAGCAGCAAAAAACTTTGTTCAGTGGAGAATACTTTAGACTTCAGTTGGCAAGATCAAGTCGTCAGTGACAGGACTGGGACGCCTTGCAACACCACAACTCTGCTCCCAGGAATAGCCCCCGCTCCATCAGTGCCAGTGGAtatgcaaccccccccccacccccgccgccGGTGCCATTGACTAGAATTTTAGAATTCTGAGCTttctgtgtgggggggggggggggaagggaggatactgcagaggatcgaaagaagctacagggagttgtaaaattagctccatcttgggtaccaagctccatagtatccaagacatcttcaaggagcagtgcctcagaaaggtggtgtccatcactaaggaaccccaccacccaggtcatgccttgttctcattgctaccattaggaaggaggtacagaagcctgaaggcacacactcagtgattcaggaacagcttcctcccctctgccatctgatttttaaatgggcattgaacccgtgaacactacctcatttttaaaaattatttctggttttgcaccatttttaatttaactattttatatacatttattgtaattcatttatttatttttttctctatatttatcatgtattgcattgtactggtgctgcaaagttaacaaatttcacaatatatgccggtgatattaaacctgatcctggtaAAACGAGTATTTCCCTCAGAGTGTAGCACTGTATATGAACATCAAATGGTTCTTACTGTTGCCATGGGAATGGCTGACGCTAACGACTGGAGCAGGACTGGTGGAAGAACGCTCATCTCCTCCGGCCCTGGGTATGGCTTCATGTAAGCACTGTCATAGCAGAAGAAACCCTGCCGGTGCACGGTGAATGTGTCCGTGTACTCAAAGTAGTACGTGAGCAAGACCATCCCAACCATAATCAGTAGCTGGAACAGAATGCAACGTTAGTGAGAGGGTGGCAGAGAAAGATTATGGGAGGGAGAGCGAttgagagggagagattgagggAGAAAGAGAACGGGGGTATAAGAGTGAGAGACAAAGGAATGGGCAAGGGggtagaggaacagagggaaagggaaagaaagagtgaGAGATGGAGTGAAAATAGGATGGGAGAGGGCAGGGAAGAGAgtgaggcagagggagagaggaaaatgggagaagggggcagagtggagagagagttaCGCAGAGGATTATGGAATGAAACTGAAAGTTTGAAACACAGCATTGGAGAAACGTGAAGCGAAGTGGATTGAAGGAAAATAGAAATTAAAGAAGAGAGCACAAAACAAAGGGAGTGGGGAGAAACAGGCAAAAAATACTTGAGCAGGAGAAAGCTCAGtaagtgggtgggggtgggaggaagGGAGATAGGAAGATAATTTCAGTGagaggagagaaataaacagagtaaaacagagtgatataaaaacaaacaaaacagtaTAAAGATTAATTATACACAGACAATGAAATAAATAGAGAGATATTCAAATGGGGCAGTGGGGAATCCAGAAATGGGCACTGTGACAGAGAATACATATCTTGAAAGACTACAGAGTAAATTGTAATCACCAAGGGAATTTGGAGATTCAAATATTTACAATCCAGTACTGATTTAACTAAGAGTACAGAGTTCTAGGTCATTAATCCAAAGAGAGTGTGTTGAAATCTCAGCATGGACCATGAGAAACTTAAAAATAAATATGACATTTCGGAAAAGAAAAAATATGGCTTGTCTGAAACCCATCTGGTCCACCATGGTAAAGAGATTCCAGTAAAGATTTGCAGTCTTACATAGTGAACCCATTTGTAACTTCAAATCCATCTGTGTATTTTGGCCTATTTATTCAGTTCTGGAACAACTAGAACGTGACAATAAATGTAATGTCTACATCAATGTAGATTAAATATTAGTAAATAATCAGGACCGTTTCTCCGTGGAAGAGGTTTTTGCTCCTGCATGTACTGGTGCTTTAGTCAATTATTTTGATTTCATGTCCCCGTTTATTGACCCTCCCTATCAAATGGGAAGTCTCTCTCGATCCACTCTTTATGATCTGGGAGCCCTCCTTTGGTATCTCCCCAGCTTCTTCATGATTTGAAACTCGTCCTTCCGCATCTCCCCAGTTTCTCCATATGGCTCCTTCATCCCTAGAAGAATTCAAGTAAATCTCATCTATGCCAACTGTTGAATAAGTTAATCAGGAATAAATTAAGAAAAAGAGCTATAAAACAGAATTGCACAGGTGTTAAATTCTGAAAGCAGCATACAATGAACCCCCGACTAAGGGATGAGATCAGAGCTACTTGGTGCTGTCACCCCTACTGTGAAACCTGCTGAGCCTTCAAGGAGACGAGGAGGCTTTAAGAGCATCCTGATCTCCAAGGTGATTATGCCCAGTGTGAGTGCCAGGCAACTCGGTGACTGACACTCAGTTTGAAATTCTGTCAGGAGCTCTCTGCCCTAGAACTCATCACGGCCTTGGTCCAAACCTGGACCTCAGGGCTGGATCAGGATGTGAAGAGGGAAGGGCTGCCTGTGACATCAACACAATGACGGTGATGACTGGCTAGTCGTCTGAGCCCCAGGGCAGTGTGTGAGATCGAACACTCCTCAGCAGCTCCCAACAATCTTGCGGCCACATAGTATCAGAAGATTCACAACTCCTCAAATAATCTGCAGTATCTGTACACTGAGATTTCAGTCTGGAAAAGAGAACACCTTCTGAGACTGGGCAAAGCTATACATGACACCTATAACAGTTTTGACCTACAGGTCAGCTCCAGCCCCAGTGTTGACGTTACAGTTTCGTGTTTCCACCTCTACAGTCTTACCAACTGCACCTTTACTCCAGCTCAGctgtgaaggtggagggagagaaggaaagCATGATATAGTGGTTCAGGAGCTGGGGtgaggttggtggtggtggagggttgtttgttgggagagagagaatggtacTGATTCCCAGAATGAGAAGTGTTATAAGATAAACATTTGGAAATAGGAACACAtgggattctgcagacgctggagatccaaagcaacacacaggaaatgctggaggaactcagcaggccgggcagcatctatggaggagttaaaa of the Mobula birostris isolate sMobBir1 chromosome 32, sMobBir1.hap1, whole genome shotgun sequence genome contains:
- the plppr2a gene encoding phospholipid phosphatase-related protein type 2a, with protein sequence MAREEKDIHRSDSIIPCFLTIELLIMVGMVLLTYYFEYTDTFTVHRQGFFCYDSAYMKPYPGPEEMSVLPPVLLQSLASAIPMATIVLGELAAFAFRSEFIRRERTIVTADCCTLNPLVRRVIRFLGVYAFGLFATDIFVNAGQVVMGSPTPHFLTVCQPNYTALGCNQPSQFIVSPDACTGSPRLVSSARRAFPCKDAALSMYAAVYTVMYVTIMFQAKGTRLTKPAVCLTLLCLTFLTGVVRVSEYRNHWSDVLVGFMTGAAVAVFLVCCVVHRFRGSDPVCKKVGNVSKPVRVMLALPCVESPLEKIVQLNSQKEHERSCFFPSTPDVLIATRSVMSEV